The following coding sequences are from one Pseudonocardia sp. EC080619-01 window:
- a CDS encoding ABC transporter permease yields the protein MTTTSERARAQAPPDVETLRTRQTRGPARVPRWVVKTASPVLLVALWQVLSSTGLLPRDVLASPVTVVETAAGMWADGAVQSAVVVSGARVVAGIAIGVVTAVVLATLSGLFRRGEDVIDAPVQMLRTVPVIGLIPLLIIWFGIGEEPKIVLIGLAVTFPLYMNLFGGIRNVDATLVEAARTLGLGWFGQVRHVILPSAMPQFLVGLRYSLGTAWLALVFGETINATSGIGYEMNRAREFFETDVIVVCLVLYALLGLVGDGIVRLLERGLLSWRPAFSGR from the coding sequence ATGACGACCACGTCCGAACGGGCGCGCGCCCAGGCGCCGCCCGACGTCGAGACCCTCCGCACCCGGCAGACCCGGGGCCCCGCCCGGGTGCCGCGCTGGGTGGTGAAGACCGCGTCCCCGGTCCTGCTCGTCGCCCTGTGGCAGGTGCTGTCCAGCACCGGCCTGCTGCCGCGCGACGTGCTCGCCTCACCCGTCACCGTGGTGGAGACCGCGGCCGGGATGTGGGCCGACGGGGCCGTGCAGAGCGCCGTCGTCGTGTCCGGGGCGCGGGTCGTCGCCGGGATCGCGATCGGCGTGGTCACCGCCGTCGTCCTCGCGACGCTGTCCGGGCTCTTCCGGCGCGGGGAGGACGTCATCGACGCACCCGTCCAGATGCTGCGCACGGTCCCGGTGATCGGGCTGATCCCGCTGCTGATCATCTGGTTCGGCATCGGCGAGGAGCCGAAGATCGTGCTGATCGGGCTGGCCGTGACCTTCCCGCTCTACATGAACCTCTTCGGCGGCATCCGCAACGTCGACGCCACCCTCGTCGAGGCCGCCCGGACCCTCGGGCTCGGCTGGTTCGGCCAGGTCCGCCACGTGATCCTGCCGTCGGCGATGCCACAGTTCCTGGTCGGCCTGCGCTACTCGCTCGGCACGGCCTGGCTGGCGCTGGTGTTCGGCGAGACGATCAACGCCACCTCCGGCATCGGCTACGAGATGAACCGGGCCCGGGAGTTCTTCGAGACCGACGTCATCGTCGTCTGCCTGGTCCTCTACGCGCTGCTCGGCCTGGTCGGCGACGGCATCGTCCGACTCCTCGAGAGGGGGCTCCTGTCATGGCGACCGGCGTTCAGCGGGCGGTGA
- a CDS encoding putative leader peptide, translated as MTGSLLLTTREHIDLARVASALCRP; from the coding sequence GTGACCGGTTCCCTGCTGCTGACGACGCGCGAGCACATCGACCTCGCCCGCGTCGCGTCGGCCCTCTGTCGGCCCTGA
- a CDS encoding LLM class flavin-dependent oxidoreductase: MSTSDNPARPLHLAAALDGAGWHPAAWREPGARPGELFTARYWADLARTAERGLLDLVTLEDAFGLQSGDHLAGAERRTDRVQGRLDASLVASFLAPLTSSIGLVPTVTTTHTEPFHVASALSTLDHDSHGRAGWRVQTSVRADEAAHVGRRAIPGVRRSELDTPEARALVAELFSEAADAVEVVRRLWDSWEDDAEIRDALTGRFVDRAKLHRIDFAGEHFRVAGPSIVPRPPQGQPLVVSLAHGYEPSLLAARAGDVVFTTPHDADDTARVVDRVRTAERAAGRTAPPLRILGDLVVVLGDSEAHARDRLARLDARDPLSSDAAVLATTPAGLADVLLDWREAGLDGYRLRPAVLPDDLDAIVDGLVPELQRRGAFRTAYAERTLRERFGLPRPASRYAAGADPTTVPTPAGATA; encoded by the coding sequence ATGTCCACATCGGACAACCCTGCACGCCCGCTGCACCTCGCGGCGGCCCTCGACGGTGCCGGCTGGCACCCCGCCGCCTGGCGCGAGCCGGGCGCCCGGCCCGGTGAGCTGTTCACCGCCCGCTACTGGGCGGACCTCGCCCGCACCGCCGAGCGCGGGCTGCTCGATCTCGTCACCCTCGAGGACGCGTTCGGCCTGCAGTCCGGTGACCACCTCGCCGGTGCGGAGCGCCGCACCGACCGGGTACAGGGCCGGCTCGACGCGTCGCTGGTGGCGTCCTTCCTGGCGCCGCTGACGTCGTCGATCGGGCTGGTGCCGACGGTCACGACCACGCACACCGAGCCGTTCCACGTCGCCTCCGCGCTGTCCACGCTGGACCACGACTCGCACGGGCGGGCCGGGTGGCGGGTACAGACCTCGGTCCGCGCCGACGAGGCCGCGCACGTCGGGCGGCGGGCGATCCCGGGCGTCCGGCGCTCGGAGCTCGACACCCCGGAGGCACGCGCGCTCGTCGCCGAGCTGTTCTCCGAGGCCGCCGACGCCGTCGAGGTCGTCCGCAGGCTGTGGGACTCCTGGGAGGACGACGCCGAGATCCGCGACGCGCTGACCGGCCGGTTCGTCGACCGCGCGAAGCTGCACCGGATCGACTTCGCCGGGGAGCACTTCCGCGTCGCCGGGCCGTCGATCGTGCCGCGACCGCCGCAGGGGCAGCCGCTGGTCGTGTCGCTGGCCCACGGCTACGAGCCGTCCCTGCTCGCGGCCAGGGCCGGCGACGTGGTGTTCACGACCCCGCACGACGCCGACGACACCGCCCGGGTCGTCGACCGGGTCCGCACCGCCGAGCGCGCCGCCGGCCGCACGGCGCCACCGCTGCGGATCCTCGGCGACCTCGTCGTCGTCCTCGGTGACAGCGAGGCCCACGCCCGGGACCGGCTGGCCCGGCTCGACGCCCGCGACCCGCTCTCGAGCGACGCCGCGGTCCTCGCCACGACCCCCGCCGGGCTCGCCGACGTCCTGCTGGACTGGCGGGAGGCCGGGCTCGACGGCTACCGGCTGCGGCCCGCCGTCCTGCCCGACGACCTCGACGCGATCGTCGACGGCCTGGTGCCCGAGCTGCAGCGCCGTGGCGCGTTCCGCACCGCCTACGCCGAGCGGACCCTGCGCGAGCGGTTCGGGCTGCCCCGCCCGGCCAGCCGCTACGCCGCCGGCGCCGATCCCACCACCGTCCCGACCCCCGCCGGAGCGACCGCATGA
- a CDS encoding putative leader peptide, whose amino-acid sequence MRSTAERARSTHHPRYRRHVDLLRVTSAACPA is encoded by the coding sequence ATGCGGTCGACGGCGGAGCGGGCCCGCTCGACGCACCACCCGCGCTACCGGCGCCACGTGGACCTCCTGCGCGTGACCAGCGCGGCCTGTCCGGCCTGA
- a CDS encoding ABC transporter ATP-binding protein yields MSALLQVRGLEVTYRGSAGPVHAVRGIDLDVGPGEVVAVVGESGSGKSTLAQAVIGLLPEAGAVTAGTVTLDGRELTGLPEKRYRTVRGAGIGLVPQDPGVALNPVQRVGAQVAEVLRAHGLADRRSAPARAVELLEQAGLPDPGTRAGQYPHELSGGMRQRVLIAIAIAAGPSLVIADEPTSALDATVARRILDHLDTLRRDLGTALLLITHDLAVAADRADRIVVMREGRVVEQGVPSALLADAADPYTRELLAAAPGLAVTAPPAPAPVAAGAAPVAEVRDLVKEFPLPRRRGEWRRRTHRAVDGVSFTVARGETLALVGESGSGKSTTARLLLRMEDPTSGRVLIGGDDVTTVRGGEWRALRRRAQLIYQNPYASLDPRFAVRETVTEPLRAFGVGTAAEQDARAAELVGRVALPAGVLDRRPAELSGGQRQRVAIARALALSPDLVVCDEPVSALDVSVQAQVLELLAELQERDGLAYLFISHDLAVVRRVAHRTGVLRDGRLRELRPTAELFDDPRDDHTRELLAAIAGRRAGVVT; encoded by the coding sequence GTGAGCGCGTTGCTGCAGGTCCGCGGCCTGGAGGTGACCTACCGCGGCAGCGCGGGCCCGGTGCACGCCGTGCGCGGGATCGACCTGGACGTCGGGCCCGGGGAGGTCGTCGCCGTCGTCGGGGAGTCCGGGTCGGGCAAGTCCACGCTCGCCCAGGCCGTGATCGGGCTGCTCCCGGAGGCCGGCGCCGTCACCGCGGGCACCGTCACCCTCGACGGCCGGGAGCTGACCGGGCTCCCGGAGAAGCGGTACCGCACCGTCCGCGGTGCCGGGATCGGGCTCGTCCCGCAGGACCCGGGCGTCGCGCTCAACCCGGTGCAGAGGGTGGGCGCGCAGGTCGCCGAGGTGCTGCGCGCGCACGGGCTCGCGGACCGGCGGTCGGCACCCGCGCGCGCCGTGGAGCTGCTGGAGCAGGCCGGGCTGCCGGACCCCGGGACCCGGGCCGGGCAGTACCCGCACGAGCTGTCGGGCGGGATGCGGCAGCGGGTGCTGATCGCGATCGCGATCGCCGCCGGACCGTCCCTGGTGATCGCGGACGAGCCGACCAGCGCACTCGACGCCACCGTCGCCCGGCGGATCCTCGACCACCTGGACACGCTGCGCCGCGACCTCGGGACCGCGCTGCTGCTGATCACGCACGACCTGGCCGTCGCCGCCGACCGGGCCGATCGGATCGTCGTCATGCGGGAGGGGCGGGTCGTGGAGCAGGGCGTGCCGTCCGCACTGCTCGCCGATGCGGCCGATCCCTACACCCGGGAGCTGCTGGCCGCCGCGCCCGGCCTGGCTGTGACCGCCCCGCCCGCCCCGGCACCCGTCGCAGCGGGTGCGGCGCCGGTCGCCGAGGTGCGCGACCTGGTGAAGGAGTTCCCGCTGCCGCGGCGGCGGGGGGAGTGGCGGCGCCGCACCCACCGGGCGGTCGACGGCGTGTCCTTCACCGTCGCGCGCGGCGAGACCCTCGCCCTGGTGGGCGAGTCCGGCTCCGGGAAGTCGACGACGGCGCGGCTGCTGCTGCGCATGGAGGACCCCACCTCGGGTCGGGTCCTGATCGGCGGCGACGACGTCACCACCGTCCGCGGCGGGGAGTGGCGGGCGCTGCGTCGGCGGGCCCAGCTGATCTACCAGAACCCGTACGCGTCGCTGGACCCGCGCTTCGCGGTGCGCGAGACCGTCACCGAGCCGCTGCGTGCGTTCGGCGTGGGCACCGCCGCCGAGCAGGACGCGCGGGCCGCCGAGCTCGTCGGCCGGGTGGCCCTGCCCGCCGGCGTGCTCGACCGGCGTCCCGCGGAGCTCTCCGGCGGGCAGCGGCAGCGGGTCGCGATCGCCAGGGCGCTGGCGCTGTCCCCGGACCTCGTCGTCTGCGACGAGCCGGTGTCCGCGCTCGACGTGTCGGTCCAGGCCCAGGTGCTGGAGCTGCTCGCCGAGCTGCAGGAACGCGACGGGCTCGCCTACCTCTTCATCTCGCACGACCTCGCCGTGGTCCGGCGGGTGGCGCACCGCACCGGCGTCCTGCGGGACGGCCGGCTGCGTGAGCTGCGGCCCACCGCCGAGCTGTTCGACGACCCGCGGGACGACCACACCCGGGAGCTTCTCGCTGCGATCGCCGGTAGACGGGCGGGGGTGGTGACTTGA
- a CDS encoding ABC transporter permease: MTLLDRATPDLATGTGSTGRVEPRRAGRRGGAPARLGRFLRGRPGLVAAVAVVLLVLVAAFVPSVLAPGDPAIGDTAQRMLPPGPGHWFGTDHLGRDIWTRVVHGASLSLQATVIAVAVALVVGGAIGLLAGFAGGWVDEILMRGVDVLLAIPAILLSLALITALGFGTVKVAIAVGVASIASFARVMRAETLRVRRSLYVEAARAVGTRWYTSLLRHVLPNAAGPVAVLAVLEFGLAILAVSALSFLGYGAPPPASEWGSLVADGRNYLATAWWICAMPGLVVAATVLSVNRISRALDGEWGRSR; encoded by the coding sequence ATGACGCTCCTGGACCGCGCCACCCCCGATCTCGCGACCGGTACCGGCTCCACCGGTCGCGTGGAGCCGCGCCGGGCCGGGCGGCGTGGTGGTGCGCCGGCCCGGCTCGGCCGGTTCCTCCGTGGCAGGCCCGGCCTGGTCGCGGCCGTCGCCGTCGTGCTGCTGGTGCTCGTCGCCGCGTTCGTGCCGTCGGTGCTCGCGCCCGGTGACCCCGCGATCGGCGACACCGCGCAGCGGATGCTGCCCCCGGGGCCGGGCCACTGGTTCGGCACCGATCATCTCGGCCGCGACATCTGGACCCGGGTGGTGCACGGCGCGTCGCTGTCGCTGCAGGCCACGGTGATCGCGGTGGCCGTCGCGCTCGTCGTCGGCGGCGCGATCGGGCTGCTCGCCGGCTTCGCCGGCGGCTGGGTCGACGAGATCCTCATGCGCGGTGTCGACGTGCTGCTCGCGATCCCGGCGATCCTGCTGTCGCTGGCGCTGATCACCGCACTCGGGTTCGGCACCGTCAAGGTAGCGATCGCGGTCGGGGTGGCGAGCATCGCGAGCTTCGCCCGGGTGATGCGGGCGGAGACGTTGCGGGTGCGTCGCTCGCTCTACGTCGAGGCGGCCCGCGCGGTCGGGACCCGCTGGTACACCTCGCTGCTGCGGCACGTCCTGCCGAACGCCGCCGGACCGGTCGCGGTACTCGCCGTGCTCGAGTTCGGGCTCGCGATCCTGGCCGTCTCGGCGCTGTCGTTCCTCGGCTACGGCGCCCCGCCACCTGCCTCCGAGTGGGGATCGCTCGTCGCCGACGGCCGCAACTACCTGGCGACAGCCTGGTGGATCTGCGCGATGCCCGGCCTCGTCGTCGCGGCCACCGTGCTGTCGGTCAACCGGATCTCCCGCGCGCTGGACGGCGAGTGGGGGCGGTCGCGGTGA
- a CDS encoding ABC transporter permease translates to MSTAYLLRRLGLAAVVLWAAWTVSFVVLYLLPGDPVATMAGASDGEPPTPAELDALRARYGLDQPPAVQYVTRLWAALQGDLGTSFATGQDVRSAVADALPPTLQMAGVGLLVAVAGGTAVAVAATWTRSGRLRQLLWSLPSLAVSMPVFWVGLMLVQLFSFRLGWLPSVGDRGPGSLVLPAITLGLPTGALIAQVLAKSLERSLEAPFVTTARAKGIGEAAVHLRHALGNAAIPALTVLGYVVGNLLAGSVVVETVFTRPGLGRLTVASVGAQDIPVVQGVVLFAALAFVVVNLLVDLAYPLLDPRIATTTVAAGGTR, encoded by the coding sequence GTGAGTACCGCGTACCTGCTTCGCCGGCTCGGGCTCGCCGCCGTCGTCCTCTGGGCCGCGTGGACGGTGTCGTTCGTCGTGCTCTACCTGCTGCCCGGCGACCCGGTCGCGACGATGGCCGGGGCGTCCGACGGGGAGCCGCCCACGCCGGCGGAGCTCGACGCGCTGCGTGCCCGCTACGGCCTGGACCAGCCGCCGGCGGTCCAGTACGTCACCAGGCTGTGGGCCGCGCTGCAGGGTGACCTCGGCACGTCGTTCGCGACCGGGCAGGACGTCCGGTCCGCGGTCGCCGACGCGCTGCCGCCGACGCTGCAGATGGCCGGGGTGGGCCTGCTCGTCGCCGTCGCCGGCGGGACCGCGGTCGCGGTCGCCGCGACCTGGACCCGGTCCGGGCGGCTGCGGCAGCTGCTGTGGTCGCTGCCGTCGCTGGCGGTGTCGATGCCGGTGTTCTGGGTCGGGCTGATGCTGGTGCAGCTGTTCTCGTTCCGGCTCGGCTGGCTCCCGTCGGTCGGCGACCGCGGGCCCGGGTCGCTGGTGCTGCCGGCGATCACGCTCGGGCTGCCGACCGGTGCCCTGATCGCACAGGTGCTGGCGAAGAGCCTCGAACGGTCGCTGGAGGCTCCGTTCGTGACGACCGCCCGCGCCAAGGGCATCGGAGAGGCGGCGGTGCACCTGCGGCACGCGCTGGGCAACGCGGCGATCCCCGCCCTGACGGTGCTGGGCTACGTCGTCGGGAACCTGCTCGCCGGGTCGGTGGTCGTCGAGACCGTCTTCACCCGGCCCGGCCTCGGCCGGCTCACCGTCGCCTCGGTGGGTGCGCAGGACATCCCGGTCGTGCAGGGCGTGGTGCTGTTCGCGGCGCTCGCGTTCGTCGTCGTGAACCTGCTCGTGGACCTCGCGTACCCGCTGCTCGACCCGCGCATCGCCACCACCACCGTCGCCGCCGGAGGGACCCGATGA
- a CDS encoding ABC transporter permease produces the protein MPRDEQGRGVGVAEHDRDSAAAVAGLDALDIPVVRTTPWWQRFLRGWLPPIVALVAIVVVWQTVWASAVLPEYRLPAPGDVGAEFGRIVAGGEIWGYVWTSISRAVLGFLLALVIATPIGLLVAKVPLVRAAIGPLLTGLQSLPSVAWVPAAVLWFGLTDATIFFVVLLGSVPSIANGLVAGIDQVPPILPRAGQVLGATGFAMARYILLPAALPGYLAGCKQGWAFSWRSLMAAEIIAAGPALGVGLGAYLKNGADVNDIVKVFAAILLILIVGIGVELLVFRPLERRVLRARGLALSI, from the coding sequence ATGCCGCGTGACGAGCAGGGCCGGGGCGTCGGCGTCGCCGAGCACGACCGGGACTCCGCCGCCGCCGTCGCGGGGCTGGACGCCCTGGACATCCCGGTCGTCCGCACCACCCCGTGGTGGCAGCGGTTCCTGCGGGGCTGGCTGCCGCCGATCGTCGCGCTGGTGGCGATCGTCGTGGTCTGGCAGACCGTGTGGGCCTCGGCGGTGCTGCCCGAGTACAGGTTGCCCGCCCCGGGCGACGTCGGCGCCGAGTTCGGCCGGATCGTCGCCGGCGGCGAGATCTGGGGCTACGTGTGGACCTCGATCAGCAGGGCGGTGCTCGGTTTCCTGCTCGCCCTGGTGATCGCCACCCCGATCGGCCTGCTGGTGGCGAAGGTGCCGCTGGTGCGGGCCGCCATCGGACCGCTGCTCACCGGGCTGCAGTCGCTGCCGTCGGTGGCCTGGGTGCCGGCCGCGGTGCTGTGGTTCGGGCTGACCGACGCCACGATCTTCTTCGTGGTGCTGCTCGGGTCGGTGCCCTCGATCGCGAACGGCCTGGTGGCCGGGATCGACCAGGTCCCGCCGATCCTGCCGCGGGCCGGGCAGGTGCTCGGCGCGACCGGGTTCGCGATGGCCCGGTACATCCTCCTGCCGGCGGCCCTTCCCGGGTACCTCGCCGGCTGCAAGCAGGGGTGGGCGTTCTCCTGGCGGTCGCTGATGGCGGCGGAGATCATCGCCGCGGGCCCGGCGCTCGGCGTGGGCCTCGGCGCCTACCTCAAGAACGGCGCCGACGTGAACGACATCGTGAAGGTGTTCGCGGCGATCCTCCTGATCCTCATCGTCGGGATCGGGGTCGAGCTGCTGGTGTTCCGGCCGCTGGAGCGCCGGGTGCTGCGCGCCCGCGGGCTGGCGCTGTCGATCTGA
- a CDS encoding ABC transporter substrate-binding protein — MRLLRFPAALRRGPLCDLPAGRSAVLLAATALTLTACGSGAGAGGAGADAGPPRPGGSLVFAVSSDQGCADPQQVQSNDSIYALRQVVDSLTDQDPETGAVVPWLATRWSSNADATAWTFTLRPGATFSDGAPVDAAAVKANFDRVPELGARGSLPKGYLAGYTGTDVTSPTEFTVRFSEPNVQFLQGTSTHSLGLLSPADAARSDDDRCAGVVGSGPFTLERYAKDDVTVLAKRAGYDWGSSLFGHPGEAFLDRAEFRVVPESGVRAGSVQSGEVDAIASVGQQDEAPLTAAGVQLPARPNPGLPFGITFNQATPLGADPAVREALSRGIDRDEVVAAVYPGRTRAATSALSSTTPSYADLSALVGYDPAAATAALDRAGWVPGPDGIRAKGAQKLTVPLTFAQNIGTTKPALELIQQQLRRIGVDLQLREVQIAETQAVLDGGDFVAAWGNLTRADPDILRSTYGTEGANRYRLPAGPLQAPLVEQASTVDPVRRADLAGQAQRLLAERFDTAPVVELTTVLGVGPDAHGVTFDASSRIQLHDAWKSDAR, encoded by the coding sequence ATGAGGCTCCTCCGGTTCCCCGCGGCGCTGCGCCGCGGCCCGCTGTGCGACCTGCCCGCCGGGCGGTCGGCGGTGCTGCTCGCCGCCACCGCGCTCACGCTCACGGCCTGCGGGTCGGGTGCCGGTGCCGGCGGGGCAGGCGCCGACGCCGGCCCGCCCCGGCCGGGTGGCTCCCTGGTGTTCGCGGTGTCGTCGGACCAGGGCTGCGCCGACCCGCAGCAGGTGCAGAGCAACGACTCGATCTACGCCCTGCGCCAGGTCGTCGACTCGCTCACCGACCAGGACCCGGAGACGGGTGCGGTCGTCCCCTGGCTGGCGACGCGCTGGTCGTCGAACGCCGACGCGACGGCGTGGACGTTCACCCTCCGCCCGGGCGCGACGTTCTCCGACGGTGCCCCGGTCGACGCGGCCGCGGTGAAGGCGAACTTCGACCGGGTGCCGGAGCTCGGCGCCCGCGGCAGCCTGCCCAAGGGATATCTCGCCGGGTACACCGGGACCGACGTCACGAGCCCGACCGAGTTCACCGTGCGGTTCTCCGAGCCCAACGTCCAGTTCCTGCAGGGCACCTCAACGCACAGCCTCGGCCTGCTGTCCCCGGCCGACGCCGCCCGGTCCGACGACGACCGGTGCGCCGGCGTCGTCGGGTCCGGGCCCTTCACCCTCGAGCGCTACGCGAAGGACGACGTCACCGTGCTCGCGAAGCGGGCGGGCTACGACTGGGGCTCGTCGCTGTTCGGCCACCCCGGCGAGGCCTTCCTCGACCGGGCCGAGTTCCGTGTCGTCCCGGAGTCCGGGGTGCGGGCGGGCAGCGTCCAGTCCGGTGAGGTCGACGCGATCGCCAGCGTCGGGCAGCAGGACGAGGCCCCGCTGACCGCGGCCGGCGTGCAGCTCCCGGCCCGGCCGAACCCCGGCCTGCCGTTCGGCATCACGTTCAACCAGGCCACCCCGCTGGGTGCCGATCCGGCGGTCCGCGAGGCGTTGTCGCGGGGCATCGACCGCGACGAGGTCGTCGCCGCCGTCTACCCGGGCCGGACCCGTGCGGCGACGAGCGCGCTGTCGTCGACAACGCCGTCCTACGCCGACCTGTCGGCACTCGTCGGGTACGACCCGGCCGCGGCGACGGCCGCGCTGGACCGTGCGGGGTGGGTGCCCGGTCCGGACGGCATCCGGGCGAAGGGGGCGCAGAAGCTCACCGTGCCGCTGACGTTCGCGCAGAACATCGGGACCACGAAGCCCGCACTCGAGCTGATCCAGCAGCAGCTGCGCCGGATCGGGGTCGACCTCCAGCTGCGCGAGGTCCAGATCGCCGAGACCCAGGCCGTCCTCGACGGCGGTGACTTCGTCGCCGCCTGGGGCAACCTGACCCGGGCCGACCCGGACATCCTGCGCTCGACGTACGGGACCGAGGGGGCGAACCGCTACCGGCTCCCGGCCGGGCCGCTGCAGGCCCCGCTCGTGGAGCAGGCCTCCACCGTGGACCCCGTGCGGCGCGCGGACCTGGCCGGGCAGGCACAGCGGCTGCTCGCCGAGCGCTTCGACACTGCGCCGGTCGTCGAGCTCACCACGGTGCTCGGCGTCGGTCCGGACGCGCACGGCGTCACCTTCGACGCCTCCTCGCGGATCCAGCTGCACGACGCCTGGAAGTCCGACGCGCGATGA
- a CDS encoding ABC transporter substrate-binding protein: MSPHVLHPGSRVRTAAVLLTLLTTLGVLAGCSRADEGSSAAPAETSPAAEVRLGYFPNITHAPALIGVEQGLFTAELGNTTLTPQTFNAGPDQVNALLGGSIDVAFIGSGPAINAFTKSNGEAVRLVAGSTSAGAQLVTSPDITSPERLKGKVIATPQLGNTQDIALKTWLKENGLPIGEGPDAVTVQNIENPQTLDLFKQGKVAGGWLPEPWSSRLVDAGAKVLLDEKSLWPDGKFPTTVIIVRTQFLQEHPQTVEAILRGEQRAIEFVRDQPDQARTITNGAIEKITGSALPAPVLDRAFTELSFDSDPLASTFPQLAKDSVTAGIADSEPDLTGLLAPAAVDTVRQSVGEPAVDPAGLAAAN; the protein is encoded by the coding sequence ATGTCCCCGCACGTCCTGCACCCCGGCTCCCGGGTGCGCACCGCCGCCGTCCTGCTCACTCTGCTCACCACGCTCGGCGTGCTGGCCGGCTGCTCGCGCGCCGACGAGGGCTCGTCGGCCGCACCGGCCGAGACCTCCCCCGCCGCCGAGGTCCGCCTCGGGTACTTCCCGAACATCACCCACGCGCCCGCCCTGATCGGGGTGGAGCAGGGCCTGTTCACCGCGGAGCTCGGGAACACGACGCTCACCCCGCAGACGTTCAACGCCGGTCCCGACCAGGTCAACGCACTCCTCGGTGGCTCGATCGACGTCGCGTTCATCGGCTCCGGCCCGGCGATCAACGCGTTCACGAAGTCGAACGGGGAGGCCGTGCGCCTCGTCGCCGGGTCCACCTCCGCCGGCGCGCAGCTCGTGACCTCACCGGACATCACCTCGCCCGAGCGGCTCAAGGGCAAGGTCATCGCGACGCCGCAGCTGGGCAACACCCAGGACATCGCGCTGAAGACCTGGCTGAAGGAGAACGGTCTCCCGATCGGCGAGGGCCCGGACGCCGTGACCGTGCAGAACATCGAGAACCCGCAGACCCTCGACCTGTTCAAGCAGGGCAAGGTCGCCGGTGGCTGGCTGCCCGAGCCGTGGAGCTCCCGGCTGGTCGACGCGGGCGCGAAGGTCCTGCTGGACGAGAAGAGCCTGTGGCCGGACGGGAAGTTCCCGACGACCGTGATCATCGTCCGGACCCAGTTCCTGCAGGAGCACCCGCAGACCGTCGAGGCGATCCTGCGCGGTGAGCAGAGGGCCATCGAATTCGTCCGCGACCAGCCCGACCAGGCCAGGACCATCACCAACGGCGCGATCGAGAAGATCACCGGCAGCGCGCTCCCCGCGCCGGTGCTCGACCGCGCCTTCACCGAGCTGTCGTTCGACTCCGACCCGCTCGCGTCGACCTTCCCGCAGCTGGCGAAGGACTCGGTCACCGCGGGCATCGCGGACTCCGAGCCCGACCTGACCGGGCTCCTGGCACCGGCCGCGGTCGACACCGTCCGGCAGTCGGTCGGCGAACCCGCCGTCGACCCGGCCGGGCTGGCCGCCGCGAACTGA
- a CDS encoding ABC transporter ATP-binding protein, which yields MTVPVDVTTIAGHRHRTRSTAVELTGVGKTFGTGPEAVTALNGIDLRVADGEFVCLLGASGCGKSTLLNLLAGLDGATVGSVEVGAARPSFMFQEAALMPWLTALRNVELPLKLAGHGRSARRDRAEELLALVRLDGMGGRRPHELSGGMRQRVSLARALAAATGLGASEDAGAPGLLLMDEPFAALDAITRDVLQGELLRVWRATGTTVVFVTHDVREAVRLAERVVLLSSRPGTVVREWTVPAGGHDAEQQAQLHDDITGRLRQVITSHAA from the coding sequence ATGACCGTGCCCGTCGATGTCACGACCATCGCAGGCCACCGGCACCGGACGCGGAGCACCGCGGTCGAGCTGACCGGCGTCGGCAAGACGTTCGGCACCGGCCCGGAGGCGGTGACCGCGCTGAACGGGATCGACCTCCGGGTCGCCGACGGCGAGTTCGTCTGCCTGCTCGGCGCGTCCGGATGCGGCAAGTCGACGCTGCTCAACCTGCTCGCCGGGCTCGACGGGGCCACCGTCGGCTCGGTCGAGGTGGGGGCGGCCCGGCCGTCGTTCATGTTCCAGGAGGCCGCGCTCATGCCGTGGCTGACCGCGCTGCGGAACGTCGAGCTGCCGCTCAAGCTCGCCGGGCACGGCCGGTCCGCCCGCCGCGACCGCGCCGAGGAGCTGCTCGCCCTGGTCCGGCTCGACGGCATGGGCGGCAGGCGTCCGCACGAGCTGTCCGGCGGCATGCGGCAGCGCGTCTCGCTGGCCCGGGCGCTCGCCGCGGCCACCGGTCTCGGCGCCTCGGAGGACGCCGGGGCACCCGGCCTGCTGCTGATGGACGAGCCGTTCGCCGCGCTCGACGCGATCACCCGCGACGTCCTGCAGGGCGAGCTGCTGCGGGTGTGGCGGGCGACCGGCACGACCGTGGTGTTCGTGACCCACGACGTCCGCGAGGCCGTCCGGCTGGCCGAGCGGGTGGTGCTGCTGTCGTCCCGGCCGGGAACCGTCGTGCGCGAGTGGACGGTCCCCGCGGGCGGGCACGACGCCGAGCAGCAGGCACAGCTGCACGACGACATCACCGGACGGCTCCGGCAGGTGATCACCAGCCATGCCGCGTGA